DNA sequence from the Colletotrichum destructivum chromosome 9, complete sequence genome:
TAGCAGGTCTTCTGGCTGGCACCGCCGTAgccaccggcaccgccgccgtagccaccagcaccgccgccgaagccgccgccgtagccgCCGCCAGACTTGGGGCAGTTGCGGGCAATGTGACCGACCTCACCGCACTATTGACAAGTCAGCATTGTTCAAATTCGGGGTCGAGTTGGCATCAACTGACCTTGTAGCACTCGGAGCTGGAGGGgccggcaccaccaccgacgtTGCCTCCCTGGGGGCAGTCACGGCTGATGTGGCCAGCCTGGCCGCAGCGGTAGCAGGACTTGGTGTCCTTGGGGCCCTCGGGGCAGTCACGGCCTTGATGAAAGTCAGTAAATGAGTGGATGTCTCTGGTCCGAACGTAAACTTACTCATGTGACCCTCGTCTTGGAGCAGACATATGTCAGCAACCTCCTTGTCATCAGGACAAGCATAAAAACTCACTGCCACAGTTGTAGCTATAGCATGTCAGTATACATCAAGAAGATAGGCCGGTGAGAGTCAACGTACCACTTGGCGGCGCCACGGTTAGGGCACTCGCGAGCCTACCATTTTGTTAGTGCGTTGAACGCCGAATACGGTCATTCTGTCCTGTGTCATACCTGGTGACCAGCAGTACCGCCTAAATTTCTCTGGTCAGACTCTTGCGCTCATTCAAGGGTGGTGATATGGTGATATGGTGGGGAGTGTGGGATTAAGGTGTCGCTGGCACACCGGCTCAGAGTCAGCAAGACATCGCAGTAGGGTCTACATGCGGGCTCTTGAATAGTCTTGAGAGTCTGCCACA
Encoded proteins:
- a CDS encoding Putative Zinc finger, CCHC-type gives rise to the protein MDFQGSAGAPPQARTCFTCGTAGHQARECPNRGAAKCYNCGNEGHMSRDCPEGPKDTKSCYRCGQAGHISRDCPQGGNVGGGAGPSSSECYKCGEVGHIARNCPKSGGGYGGGFGGGAGGYGGGAGGYGGASQKTCYSCGGYGHMSRDCTNGSKCYNCGENGHFSRDCPKESSGGEKICYKCQQPGHVQSQCPNN